One window of Cryobacterium arcticum genomic DNA carries:
- a CDS encoding winged helix-turn-helix transcriptional regulator has translation MNDTSPAGSALLQVDAPHRELLDQVLDKWSLQVLDVLCGKDLRFNELRRAIPAIGQKSLTASLRRLERNGMIERVVLQTRPVAVEYRIAPVGNTLNELVDALLRWTTENMPEVEQARERFDAVEG, from the coding sequence ATGAATGACACCTCTCCGGCCGGTTCCGCGCTTCTCCAGGTGGATGCTCCGCACCGCGAATTGCTCGACCAGGTGCTCGATAAGTGGTCACTGCAGGTGCTCGATGTGCTCTGCGGCAAGGACCTGCGGTTCAACGAGCTGCGCCGGGCGATCCCGGCCATCGGGCAGAAGTCGCTCACCGCGTCGCTGCGCCGGCTCGAGCGCAACGGCATGATCGAGCGGGTGGTGCTGCAGACCCGTCCGGTGGCCGTGGAGTATCGGATCGCGCCGGTGGGCAATACCCTCAACGAACTCGTCGATGCGCTGCTGCGGTGGACCACCGAGAACATGCCCGAGGTAGAGCAGGCGCGGGAACGGTTCGACGCCGTAGAGGGGTAG
- a CDS encoding RidA family protein, translating into MSVETFSPANLLQPVPYHHVAIGTGTRHVHVAGQISRDGDATHIATGDLTGQVAQVLRNTALGLAGAGATFADVVRLRFFLTDASAPGRVEAFMAGIELVAEELGLPQPLPPVSVIGVDFLFEPDVLVELEAYAVLD; encoded by the coding sequence ATGAGCGTCGAAACCTTCTCCCCCGCCAATCTGTTGCAGCCCGTGCCGTATCACCACGTCGCCATCGGCACCGGCACCCGCCACGTGCACGTCGCCGGTCAGATCTCCCGCGACGGCGACGCCACCCACATCGCCACCGGCGACCTCACCGGCCAGGTCGCCCAGGTGCTCCGCAACACCGCCCTTGGCCTGGCCGGTGCCGGCGCCACCTTCGCGGATGTCGTGCGGTTGCGTTTCTTCCTCACCGACGCATCCGCGCCGGGTCGGGTCGAGGCCTTCATGGCCGGCATCGAGCTCGTCGCCGAGGAACTGGGCCTACCGCAGCCGCTGCCGCCGGTCTCAGTCATCGGGGTGGACTTCCTCTTCGAACCCGACGTGCTCGTGGAGCTGGAGGCCTACGCCGTGCTCGACTGA